One Acinetobacter pullicarnis genomic region harbors:
- a CDS encoding MFS transporter, which yields MDSNKLNINTVVDKAKFTPFHWGVLIWCLLIIVFDGYDLVIYGVALPLLMQEWGLTAVQAGLLASTALFGMMFGAMCFGTLSDKLGRKKTIMICVAIFSGFTVLGAFSSSPTEFGVLRFLAGLGIGGVMPNVVALMTEYAPKKIRSTLVALMFSGYAIGGMTSALLGAWLVADYGWKIMFYIAGFPLLALPLIWKYLPESLMFLTQKGETEKVREIVQKIAPEQQISLDTRFVLNEATAGDEAPLRALFQQGRTFSTLMFWLAFFMCLLMVYALGSWLPKLMIQAGYSLGASMMFLFALNIGGMVGAIGGGVLADRFHLKPVLSIMFAVGALALILLGFNSPQAVLYTLIAVAGAATIGSQILLYTFVAQFYPAAVRSTGMGWASGIGRIGAIVGPVLTGALLTFELPHQMNFMAIAIPGIIAAVAIFLVRLSVSVEGTKQRSKLLDAQQATAEKTVIN from the coding sequence GTGGATAGTAACAAATTAAATATAAATACAGTCGTAGATAAGGCTAAATTCACTCCATTCCATTGGGGGGTATTGATTTGGTGTTTACTTATTATTGTTTTTGACGGCTACGATTTAGTAATTTATGGTGTCGCTTTACCATTGCTCATGCAGGAATGGGGCTTAACGGCAGTACAAGCAGGTTTACTCGCCAGTACTGCGTTATTTGGGATGATGTTTGGTGCAATGTGTTTTGGAACACTCTCAGATAAACTTGGCCGAAAAAAAACCATTATGATTTGTGTGGCTATTTTTAGTGGTTTTACCGTATTGGGGGCATTTTCCAGTTCGCCAACAGAATTTGGTGTTTTACGCTTTTTGGCTGGTTTGGGTATTGGTGGGGTCATGCCAAATGTGGTTGCACTGATGACCGAATATGCGCCTAAAAAAATACGCAGTACTTTGGTTGCATTGATGTTTAGTGGTTATGCCATTGGTGGGATGACATCAGCACTGTTGGGGGCCTGGTTGGTTGCAGATTATGGTTGGAAAATCATGTTCTATATCGCAGGTTTTCCATTGCTGGCACTGCCTTTAATTTGGAAATATTTACCCGAATCACTGATGTTTCTTACCCAGAAGGGGGAAACTGAAAAAGTCCGTGAAATTGTACAAAAAATTGCGCCCGAACAGCAAATTAGCCTAGACACAAGATTTGTTTTAAATGAAGCGACTGCAGGCGATGAAGCGCCATTACGTGCCTTATTCCAACAGGGGCGCACATTTAGTACATTAATGTTTTGGCTCGCTTTCTTTATGTGCCTGTTGATGGTTTATGCCTTGGGTAGTTGGTTGCCGAAGTTAATGATACAGGCAGGTTACTCACTTGGTGCTAGTATGATGTTCTTGTTTGCATTGAACATTGGTGGAATGGTGGGGGCAATTGGTGGGGGGGTATTGGCAGATCGCTTTCACTTAAAACCTGTACTGAGTATTATGTTTGCAGTCGGTGCACTGGCGTTAATTTTACTGGGTTTTAATAGCCCGCAGGCTGTGCTATATACCTTAATCGCCGTGGCAGGTGCAGCAACCATTGGATCACAAATTCTACTGTATACCTTTGTTGCACAATTTTATCCAGCTGCAGTTCGTTCAACCGGCATGGGATGGGCTTCGGGGATTGGGCGTATTGGTGCAATTGTCGGTCCAGTGTTGACGGGTGCTTTATTAACGTTTGAGTTACCACATCAAATGAATTTTATGGCGATTGCCATTCCTGGGATTATTGCAGCAGTTGCGATTTTCTTGGTACGCCTCAGCGTATCCGTAGAAGGTACAAAACAACGCTCGAAGTTATTGGATGCACAGCAAGCCACCGCTGAAAAAACCGTGATCAATTAA
- the benA gene encoding benzoate 1,2-dioxygenase large subunit — MPRIPVMNTSHLDRIDELLVDDFESGEFKLHRSVFTDQTLFDLEMKYIFEGNWVYLAHESQIPNNNDFYTTQIGRQPIIIARNRNGELNAMINACSHRGAQLCRHKKGNKATYTCPFHGWTFNNSGKLLKVKDPSDAGYSDCFNQDGSHDLKKVARFENYKGFLFGSLNPDVPSLPEFLGETTKIIDMIVDQSEQGLEVLRGSSTYTYDGNWKLTAENGADGYHVSAVHWNYAATTQHRKEKQQENDNVRAMSAGAWGKQGGGSYGFEHGHMLLWTQWANPEDRPNFVKADEFTEKFGAPMSKWMIERSRNLCLYPNVYLMDQFGSQIRVLRPISVNKTEVTIYCIAPIGESAESRARRIRQYEDFFNASGMATPDDLEEFRSCQAGYAGIELEWNDMSRGAKHWVQGPDAAADEIGLIPKLSGIKTEDEGLYVAQHQYWLDMMKTAIQKEKQLAECAELNAAAAGEAV, encoded by the coding sequence ATGCCACGCATTCCTGTGATGAATACTAGCCATCTTGATCGTATTGATGAATTACTTGTAGATGATTTTGAGTCGGGTGAATTTAAGCTACATCGTTCAGTATTTACTGACCAGACTTTATTTGATTTGGAAATGAAATACATTTTTGAAGGCAACTGGGTTTATTTAGCGCACGAAAGTCAGATTCCGAACAATAACGATTTTTACACCACACAGATTGGCCGCCAACCGATTATTATTGCGCGTAACCGCAATGGTGAACTTAATGCCATGATTAATGCATGTTCACATCGGGGTGCGCAACTTTGCCGTCATAAAAAAGGCAATAAAGCCACTTATACCTGCCCATTCCATGGTTGGACATTCAACAATTCGGGCAAGTTACTTAAAGTCAAAGACCCATCCGATGCAGGCTATTCAGACTGTTTTAACCAAGATGGTTCACATGATCTTAAAAAAGTAGCACGTTTTGAAAACTACAAAGGTTTTCTCTTTGGTAGCTTAAATCCAGATGTGCCGTCTTTACCTGAGTTTTTAGGTGAGACCACCAAAATTATCGACATGATTGTGGATCAATCTGAACAAGGCTTGGAAGTTTTACGTGGTTCTTCAACCTATACCTATGATGGGAATTGGAAGTTAACTGCGGAAAATGGCGCAGATGGTTATCACGTTTCTGCCGTGCATTGGAACTATGCAGCGACCACGCAACATCGCAAAGAAAAACAGCAAGAAAATGATAATGTTCGTGCCATGAGTGCAGGGGCATGGGGCAAACAAGGCGGTGGTTCATATGGCTTTGAACATGGTCATATGCTGCTGTGGACGCAATGGGCCAATCCTGAAGATCGTCCAAACTTTGTCAAAGCAGACGAGTTTACTGAGAAATTTGGTGCTCCAATGTCAAAGTGGATGATCGAACGTTCACGTAATCTGTGCCTCTATCCAAACGTTTATTTAATGGACCAATTCGGTTCACAAATTCGTGTGCTGCGTCCAATTTCGGTTAATAAAACCGAAGTGACGATTTACTGTATCGCACCGATTGGTGAGTCAGCCGAATCACGTGCCCGCCGTATTCGCCAATATGAAGATTTCTTTAATGCGTCTGGCATGGCAACGCCAGACGATCTGGAAGAATTCCGCTCATGCCAAGCGGGTTATGCCGGAATTGAACTGGAATGGAATGACATGAGTCGTGGTGCAAAACATTGGGTTCAAGGTCCTGATGCTGCAGCTGATGAAATTGGCTTAATTCCTAAACTCTCAGGAATTAAAACGGAAGATGAAGGCTTATATGTTGCACAGCATCAATATTGGCTCGACATGATGAAAACAGCGATTCAAAAGGAAAAACAATTGGCTGAGTGCGCTGAGTTAAATGCAGCAGCAGCGGGAGAGGCAGTGTGA
- the benC gene encoding benzoate 1,2-dioxygenase electron transfer component BenC codes for MSSHNIALQFEDGVTRFIAVAQGETLSDAAYRQKINIPLDCRDGACGTCRAFCASGSFDMPEETYIEDALTPEEAAQGYILACQCRPSSDAVFQIQASSALCKTEIHTFQGSLSAVEHLSESSICFDIQLDEDQPDIHFLAGQYVNVTLPNTTETRSYSFSSKPGERLTSFVVRNVPNGKMSAFLSTDFQLGQKMSFSGPYGSFYLRDVQRPVLMLAGGTGIAPFMSMLKVLEEKGSAYPIRLVFGVTNDFDLVRLEQLDALQVKLPWFEYRTVVAHPESTHTRKGYVTGHIENDWLNGGDVDVYLCGPVPMVEAVRGWLDKEGVQPSNFLFEKFSAN; via the coding sequence ATGTCAAGCCACAACATTGCACTTCAATTTGAAGATGGCGTTACTCGTTTTATTGCTGTCGCTCAAGGTGAAACTTTATCTGATGCAGCCTATCGCCAAAAAATTAATATCCCACTGGATTGTCGTGATGGTGCATGTGGAACTTGTCGTGCATTTTGTGCTTCAGGTTCTTTTGATATGCCTGAAGAAACCTATATCGAAGATGCTTTAACTCCTGAAGAAGCTGCTCAAGGCTATATTTTGGCATGCCAATGTCGCCCAAGTTCCGATGCGGTTTTTCAAATTCAAGCCTCATCGGCACTGTGTAAAACTGAAATTCATACATTTCAAGGCAGCTTATCCGCAGTTGAACACCTCTCTGAATCAAGTATTTGCTTTGATATTCAATTAGATGAAGATCAGCCGGATATTCATTTCCTTGCGGGACAGTATGTTAATGTAACGCTACCGAATACCACAGAAACCCGTTCATATTCATTTAGTTCGAAGCCTGGCGAGCGTCTAACCAGTTTTGTGGTACGGAATGTACCGAATGGCAAGATGAGTGCATTTTTAAGCACTGATTTTCAGTTGGGCCAAAAAATGTCATTTAGCGGTCCCTATGGCAGTTTTTATTTGCGTGATGTGCAGCGTCCCGTATTAATGCTGGCCGGTGGAACTGGGATTGCACCATTCATGTCGATGTTAAAAGTGCTTGAAGAAAAAGGATCTGCATATCCAATTCGCTTAGTCTTTGGTGTAACCAACGATTTTGATTTGGTGAGATTGGAACAACTCGATGCATTACAAGTAAAATTACCGTGGTTTGAATATCGGACTGTGGTGGCACACCCAGAATCGACACATACACGTAAAGGTTATGTGACTGGTCATATTGAAAATGATTGGTTAAATGGCGGTGATGTCGATGTTTATCTGTGTGGGCCTGTACCGATGGTTGAAGCCGTTCGTGGCTGGTTAGACAAAGAAGGGGTGCAGCCAAGTAACTTCTTATTTGAAAAATTCTCTGCGAATTAA
- a CDS encoding 1,6-dihydroxycyclohexa-2,4-diene-1-carboxylate dehydrogenase has protein sequence MINKRFTNKVVIVTGAAQGIGRGVALQIAAEGAQVVMADLSPYVEEVLAEIIAAGNDAITISANLETFAGAEAVVAKAIEHYGRIDVLINNVGGAIWMKPFEQFSEQEIIKEVNRSLFPTLWCCRAVLPEMIKNQKGTIVNVSSIATRGINRVPYSASKGGVNSLTASLAFEHAKDGIRVNAIATGGTEAPPRKVPRNAEQLSENEKQWMQQVVDQTLDRSFLGRYGSIQEQVNAILFLASDDSSYITGTVVPVGGGDQG, from the coding sequence ATGATCAATAAAAGATTCACCAACAAAGTGGTGATTGTCACTGGTGCTGCTCAAGGTATTGGCCGAGGGGTAGCACTACAAATTGCAGCGGAAGGTGCACAAGTGGTGATGGCTGATCTTTCACCGTATGTAGAAGAGGTCTTAGCCGAAATCATCGCAGCCGGTAATGATGCAATCACCATCAGTGCAAATTTAGAAACCTTTGCGGGTGCAGAAGCAGTTGTTGCCAAAGCAATCGAACACTATGGTCGTATTGATGTGCTGATCAATAATGTCGGTGGGGCGATTTGGATGAAACCTTTTGAGCAATTCTCTGAACAAGAGATTATCAAAGAAGTCAATCGTTCATTGTTTCCAACGTTGTGGTGCTGTCGTGCGGTATTGCCAGAAATGATTAAAAATCAAAAAGGTACGATTGTGAATGTGTCATCCATTGCGACACGTGGGATTAATAGGGTGCCATATTCTGCTTCTAAAGGTGGGGTCAATAGCCTGACGGCATCACTTGCCTTTGAGCATGCCAAAGATGGTATTCGTGTGAATGCGATTGCTACAGGTGGCACCGAAGCACCACCGCGCAAAGTACCACGTAATGCTGAGCAACTATCTGAAAATGAAAAACAATGGATGCAACAAGTGGTTGATCAAACGCTTGATCGCAGCTTTTTAGGGCGTTATGGCAGTATTCAAGAACAAGTGAATGCGATTTTATTCCTTGCTTCTGATGACTCTTCTTATATTACAGGGACGGTTGTGCCTGTTGGTGGAGGAGATCAGGGCTAA
- the benE gene encoding benzoate/H(+) symporter BenE, protein MANLVQTLKHDWSISATVAGFLAVLISYSGPLVIFFQAAQQAQVSPAMMISWIWGISIGAAVAGIYLSIKFKVPVVTAWSAPGTALLVTLFPDISLNEAVAAYITSAVVIFVIGITGYFDKLLKLIPQAIAAGMMAGILFQFGIALFVASDTMPMIVFGMLIVFLLAKRFSPRYTMVWVLISGIVLSLIMGKMNPVEMNFSLAIPQFIRPVWTWNAVLNLALPLTLVSLSGQFLPGMAMMKVSGYDVPAKPIIGVTSIVSLVVACVGGITIVLASITAALCMGKDAHELREKRYIAGIANGIFYILGGLFAGSIVMMFSLLPKELVAALAGLALLGAIGSNISMAMYNESQRDAALITFLVTASGMHFLGLSSVFWGICIGLIAHFILKKPEPIAAAT, encoded by the coding sequence ATGGCAAATCTGGTTCAAACCCTAAAACATGACTGGTCAATTTCGGCTACTGTGGCTGGATTTCTAGCTGTTTTAATCTCTTATTCCGGACCTTTAGTCATCTTCTTTCAAGCTGCCCAGCAAGCACAGGTTTCACCTGCCATGATGATTTCATGGATTTGGGGGATCTCGATTGGTGCTGCTGTTGCCGGGATTTATCTGTCAATCAAGTTTAAAGTGCCAGTTGTCACAGCATGGTCTGCACCAGGAACAGCACTACTGGTGACATTATTTCCAGATATCTCATTAAATGAAGCGGTTGCAGCCTATATCACCTCCGCGGTGGTAATTTTTGTGATTGGTATTACGGGCTATTTTGACAAACTGTTGAAACTGATTCCGCAAGCGATTGCTGCTGGGATGATGGCTGGGATTCTATTTCAATTCGGTATTGCGTTATTTGTTGCCAGTGACACTATGCCAATGATTGTCTTTGGCATGTTGATCGTGTTCCTGTTAGCAAAGCGCTTTAGTCCGCGCTATACCATGGTTTGGGTGCTCATTTCCGGCATTGTACTGAGCCTGATTATGGGCAAAATGAATCCAGTTGAAATGAACTTTAGCTTGGCAATCCCACAGTTTATTCGCCCAGTCTGGACATGGAATGCGGTTTTAAATTTGGCATTACCACTTACCCTCGTGAGTTTGTCGGGGCAGTTCTTACCCGGTATGGCAATGATGAAAGTGAGTGGTTATGACGTGCCAGCCAAGCCGATTATTGGTGTAACCAGTATTGTTTCACTTGTTGTTGCTTGTGTGGGAGGCATTACCATTGTATTGGCTTCGATTACAGCAGCTTTATGCATGGGCAAAGATGCACATGAACTCAGAGAAAAACGCTATATTGCAGGAATTGCCAATGGGATTTTTTATATTCTCGGTGGTCTATTTGCGGGCAGTATTGTGATGATGTTTAGTTTACTTCCCAAAGAATTGGTTGCAGCGCTTGCTGGCTTAGCATTGCTTGGTGCAATAGGCAGTAATATCTCTATGGCAATGTACAACGAATCGCAGCGTGATGCCGCCTTGATTACCTTTTTAGTGACTGCTTCAGGGATGCATTTTCTAGGGTTGAGTTCGGTGTTTTGGGGAATTTGTATTGGCTTAATCGCACATTTTATTTTAAAGAAGCCAGAACCGATTGCAGCAGCAACATAG
- a CDS encoding alpha-hydroxy acid oxidase, with the protein MSDLQRITCIADMREVYYRKVPKMFVDYCDSGAWTEQTWHQNSEDFKQYKFRQKVLVNMDNRSLATEMIGQPVHMPVALAPTGLIGMQHADGEILAAKAAEKFGIPYIMSTMSICSIEDVAAATTQPFWFQLYMMRDRVFMQRLIERAKKAKCSALVLTADLQIMGQRHKDIKNGLSAPPRLTIRNILNMGTKPQWCLGMLGTKRRSFGNIVGHVDGISNTSSLSSWTTEQFDLQLSWDDVAWVKQQWGGKLIIKGIMEVDDARLAVQAGADAIVVSNHGGRQLDSAPSTISVLEEIVLAVGEQTEVYIDGGIRSGQDVLKAMALGAKGCLIGRAFIYGLGAYGEAGVHRVLEILYKELDLSMAFCGKTKIQHVDKRILR; encoded by the coding sequence ATGAGTGATTTACAACGCATTACCTGTATTGCAGATATGCGTGAAGTTTATTATCGCAAAGTACCCAAAATGTTTGTGGATTATTGTGATTCAGGTGCATGGACTGAACAAACTTGGCATCAAAACAGCGAAGATTTTAAGCAATATAAGTTTCGACAAAAAGTCTTGGTCAATATGGATAACCGTTCTTTGGCAACAGAGATGATCGGTCAACCAGTGCATATGCCCGTTGCCTTAGCACCGACGGGTCTGATTGGAATGCAACATGCAGATGGTGAAATTCTCGCTGCCAAGGCCGCAGAAAAATTTGGTATTCCTTATATTATGTCGACCATGAGCATTTGCTCAATTGAAGATGTCGCAGCGGCAACCACGCAACCATTTTGGTTTCAGCTTTATATGATGCGTGATCGTGTGTTTATGCAACGACTGATCGAACGTGCCAAAAAAGCCAAATGTAGTGCCTTAGTTTTGACCGCTGATTTACAAATTATGGGGCAACGCCATAAAGACATTAAAAATGGTTTATCTGCTCCCCCGCGCCTTACCATTCGTAATATTTTAAATATGGGCACCAAACCGCAGTGGTGCCTTGGCATGTTAGGCACAAAACGTCGTAGCTTTGGCAATATCGTGGGGCATGTTGATGGCATTTCAAATACCAGCTCGCTCTCCTCATGGACCACCGAACAATTTGATTTGCAACTAAGTTGGGATGATGTGGCTTGGGTGAAACAGCAATGGGGTGGCAAGCTCATCATTAAAGGCATTATGGAAGTGGATGATGCCCGCCTCGCTGTTCAGGCTGGTGCCGATGCGATTGTGGTTTCCAATCATGGTGGTCGTCAATTAGATAGTGCCCCCTCCACCATTTCCGTACTTGAAGAAATCGTCTTGGCGGTGGGTGAACAAACCGAAGTGTATATCGACGGTGGTATTCGCAGCGGGCAAGATGTGCTTAAAGCCATGGCTTTAGGTGCAAAAGGTTGTCTCATTGGTCGTGCTTTTATTTATGGTCTAGGTGCTTATGGTGAAGCAGGTGTGCATCGCGTGCTTGAGATTCTCTACAAAGAGCTTGATTTGAGTATGGCCTTTTGTGGAAAAACCAAGATTCAACACGTCGATAAACGTATTTTAAGATAA
- a CDS encoding exodeoxyribonuclease VII large subunit — protein sequence MTNVSQILTPFPSIKLNELNEMLDSRLKSFIDAHLIQKENGLIIKGYLVKLEKTLERSRYAKVYDLVLEDDTGKIEVEISKTLLEKYSSGQYVELFGYPKFNFYNNQCNKRFVAYTIHQHEAPAEIETFQSVTDLSSSFKKYKPKKNLFPYSAKISIALIYSSASAVKVNNDFYQQLTDQSRLEFTELPVSLSNLNNLTEVLNKAKNFDVIVLIRGGGDPSVFEIFDNPRIVEAFNALNGYRIVGLGHNTDLSIIDYLADYSGVSPTEAGVHLRDILVYYTEINKAFEEANKHIAHLKHRVAEGSKKITRLEVDLERQPNETVQRQLQSNFDRVQVELSNKTEAYKKLMYLSLGIIVVLLFMLFLK from the coding sequence ATGACAAATGTTTCTCAAATTTTAACGCCTTTCCCTAGCATTAAGTTGAATGAGCTGAATGAAATGCTAGATTCAAGACTTAAAAGTTTTATAGATGCGCATCTAATCCAGAAAGAGAATGGACTGATTATTAAGGGATATCTTGTTAAGCTAGAGAAAACGCTTGAGCGCTCAAGGTATGCAAAGGTTTATGATCTCGTCCTAGAAGATGACACTGGAAAAATTGAAGTCGAAATCTCAAAAACGCTTTTAGAAAAATATTCATCAGGACAATATGTGGAATTATTTGGCTATCCAAAATTCAACTTTTATAATAATCAATGTAATAAAAGATTTGTCGCATATACAATTCACCAGCATGAAGCGCCAGCAGAAATTGAAACTTTCCAAAGTGTGACTGACCTTTCAAGCAGCTTTAAAAAATATAAACCAAAGAAAAATTTATTTCCATACTCGGCAAAAATTTCGATTGCATTGATTTACTCATCAGCCAGTGCAGTAAAGGTTAATAATGATTTCTATCAACAGCTTACTGATCAAAGTCGTTTGGAGTTTACCGAATTACCGGTCAGTTTATCTAATCTTAATAATTTGACTGAAGTATTAAATAAGGCTAAGAATTTTGATGTCATCGTGCTCATCCGTGGAGGAGGAGATCCCTCCGTTTTTGAAATATTTGATAATCCGCGTATTGTTGAAGCATTTAATGCGCTAAATGGCTATAGAATTGTTGGCTTAGGTCATAATACAGATCTCTCTATTATTGATTATTTAGCGGATTACTCTGGCGTAAGCCCAACAGAAGCGGGTGTGCATCTACGGGATATTTTAGTTTATTACACTGAAATAAATAAGGCGTTTGAAGAGGCAAATAAGCACATCGCCCATTTAAAGCATAGGGTCGCTGAAGGCTCAAAAAAGATTACACGACTTGAAGTTGATCTCGAACGTCAACCGAATGAAACGGTGCAAAGACAACTGCAAAGTAACTTTGATCGGGTTCAAGTGGAATTAAGCAATAAAACTGAAGCGTATAAAAAGCTAATGTATTTATCCCTCGGCATTATCGTTGTGTTGCTTTTTATGCTTTTTTTAAAATAG
- a CDS encoding DKNYY domain-containing protein gives MPWKKLSDFPEQKVIGVYAIEFWAIRDGKVWHQGRKLRAADAASFEIYLDEHLENSLFIARDASSIYHAWTRMSEIDRNSFARRDQYWVDQHQVYLEHETSLKAVQNADPQSFRDLGHGYAADQNAAWYWGRLMKTCTHSQRLEVFTDNTLYASDEEQIYCDGKALQRVTAHSWRMLSAHFSTDDVHIYYLERKLPRVDIASWTHLDGPWSKDKQHVFYMNKIQKEYSAITFDLAALQQIQQP, from the coding sequence ATGCCTTGGAAAAAACTCAGTGACTTCCCTGAACAAAAAGTCATTGGTGTTTATGCAATCGAGTTTTGGGCAATCCGTGATGGGAAGGTTTGGCATCAGGGACGTAAACTACGTGCTGCCGATGCAGCAAGCTTTGAAATTTATCTGGATGAACATTTAGAGAATAGTCTTTTTATCGCCCGTGATGCTTCGAGTATTTATCATGCTTGGACACGCATGAGCGAAATTGACCGCAATAGCTTTGCTAGACGAGATCAATATTGGGTTGATCAACATCAAGTATATCTTGAACATGAGACCTCACTCAAAGCCGTTCAAAATGCTGATCCTCAAAGCTTCCGTGATCTTGGTCATGGTTATGCCGCAGATCAAAATGCGGCATGGTATTGGGGGCGGCTTATGAAAACTTGCACGCATAGCCAACGGCTCGAAGTGTTCACAGACAATACGCTGTATGCCAGTGATGAAGAACAGATTTATTGTGATGGAAAAGCTTTGCAACGCGTCACTGCTCACTCATGGCGAATGCTAAGCGCTCACTTCTCAACGGATGATGTGCATATTTATTATTTGGAGCGCAAACTCCCGCGGGTCGATATTGCATCTTGGACGCATCTCGATGGCCCATGGTCAAAAGACAAGCAGCATGTATTTTATATGAATAAAATTCAAAAAGAATATTCAGCGATCACCTTTGATCTAGCTGCACTTCAACAAATCCAGCAGCCCTAA
- the benB gene encoding benzoate 1,2-dioxygenase small subunit: protein MVNLEKVTLENISQFLYREARCLDDEKWDEWLACYAATASFWMPAWDDDDRLTEDPQAEISLIYYPDRQGLEDRVFRIKTERSSATMPDTRTSHNISNVEMISRDGDKVVVRFNWHTLSFRYKTSYSYFGMSRYEIDFSGEKPQILSKYVVLKNDYINQVIDIYHL from the coding sequence ATTGTAAATTTAGAAAAAGTCACTTTAGAAAATATTAGCCAATTTTTATATCGTGAAGCTCGTTGTTTAGATGATGAAAAATGGGATGAATGGTTGGCATGTTATGCAGCGACGGCATCTTTCTGGATGCCTGCTTGGGATGATGATGATCGTTTAACGGAAGATCCACAGGCTGAAATCTCGCTGATTTATTATCCCGATCGCCAAGGTCTTGAAGACCGGGTGTTCCGGATTAAAACCGAACGTTCTTCGGCCACCATGCCAGACACGCGTACCAGCCATAATATTAGTAATGTTGAAATGATCTCGCGTGATGGCGACAAAGTGGTGGTGCGTTTTAATTGGCATACCCTCAGTTTCCGCTATAAAACCAGCTATAGCTATTTTGGCATGTCGCGTTATGAAATTGATTTCTCAGGTGAAAAGCCGCAGATCTTAAGCAAATATGTGGTGTTAAAAAATGACTATATCAATCAAGTGATTGATATTTACCACCTTTAA
- a CDS encoding TetR/AcrR family transcriptional regulator, producing MLSVRQQNFILRKEKILEMAERLLLENNQDITLGELAHELDIAKGTIYKHFKSKNQLYLELIILNEKRLLDISIKYKNNIKTYVAQYMLYNMLNSNRTILLHVIEERLTNNERTLKSLFEELYTVREARIIEIKDSTDEYLKSVNSKMSIRDYLSYVWTVTHGASLLLNSTYYQKSIGSRERLVKLYIAQALMTPDNLSESDLGR from the coding sequence ATGCTGTCTGTACGCCAACAAAATTTTATTTTACGTAAAGAAAAAATCTTAGAGATGGCTGAACGGCTATTGCTTGAAAATAACCAAGACATCACGCTTGGTGAATTGGCACATGAGCTCGATATTGCTAAAGGCACGATTTACAAACATTTTAAAAGTAAAAATCAGCTGTATTTAGAACTCATTATTTTAAATGAAAAGCGCTTACTCGATATTTCGATTAAATATAAAAATAATATTAAGACCTATGTCGCACAATATATGCTGTACAACATGCTTAATTCTAATCGCACCATATTATTACATGTGATTGAAGAACGCCTGACCAACAATGAACGCACTTTAAAATCGCTATTCGAAGAACTTTATACCGTACGTGAAGCACGGATTATAGAAATAAAAGACAGCACAGATGAATATCTAAAATCAGTTAACAGTAAAATGTCGATTCGTGATTATTTATCCTATGTCTGGACCGTCACGCATGGCGCATCTTTATTATTAAATTCAACCTATTATCAAAAGTCGATTGGCTCACGTGAACGACTGGTGAAACTTTATATTGCGCAAGCCCTGATGACACCAGACAATCTTTCTGAATCAGACTTAGGTCGTTAA